One window of the Hippoglossus hippoglossus isolate fHipHip1 chromosome 9, fHipHip1.pri, whole genome shotgun sequence genome contains the following:
- the arsk gene encoding arylsulfatase K, translating to MNALAVALSFLFLIDGQTFCQNGTKPNIVMVMSDAFDGRLTFDPGSKVVQLPYVNYLRELGSTFLNAYTNSPICCPSRAAMWSGQFVHLTQSWNNFKGLDANATTWMDELEAKGYLTKAMGKLDYTSGSHSVSNRVEAWTRDVHFLLRQEGRPVTQLVGNMSTVRIMRKDWKNTDKAAQWIHQTAAASHQPFALYLGLNLPHPYQTQSLGPTAGGSTFRSSPYWLKKVSSDLITVPKWLPTAAMHPVDFYSTFTKNCTGVFTEDEVKSIRAFYYAMCAEADAMLGHVISALRETGLLNNTVVIFTADHGELAMEHRQFYKMSMYEGSSHVPLLIMGPGLMSGLQINQLVSLVDLYPTVLDIAGISPGGNLSGHSLLPLLSKSSGLFKKQHPDWVLSEYHGCNVNASTYMLRSGRWKYITYSDGLSVPPQLFDLSLDKEELHNVAHEFPEVKVHLDKLLRGIVDYPEVSSAVHLYNIKSFGAWREDLGGNYSQVIATLRWNVDWQRDELANERAIDRWISGLS from the exons ATGAACGCGTTAGCAGTGGCTCTGAGTTTCCTGTTTCTAATTGACGGTCAAACCTTTTGCCAAAATGGAACCAAACCTAACATTGTGATGGTGATGAGTGATGCATTT GATGGGcgattgacctttgaccctggcAGCAAAGTTGTACAGCTGCCCTATGTAAACTACCTCAGGGAGCTTGGCTCTACCTTCCTCAATGCCTACACCAATTCTCCCATCTGCTGCCCATCAAGAGCAG CGATGTGGAGCGGTCAGTTTGTCCACCTCACGCAGTCCTGGAACAACTTCAAGGGCCTGGATGCAAATGCTACCACGTGGATGGATGAACTGGAGGCGAAGGGATATCTCACCAAGGCGATGGGCAAGCTGGACTATACCTCAGGGAGTCATTCTGTCAG TAATCGAGTTGAGGCCTGGACACGAGATGTTCATTTCCTCCTGCGCCAAGAGGGCCGGCCGGTTACACAACTTGTTGGGAACATGTCCACAGTGAGGATTATGAGAAAAGactggaaaaacacagacaaggCTGCGCAGTGGATCCACCAAACAGCTGCAGCCTCGCACCAGCCTTTTGCTCTTTACCTTGGCCTCAATTTACCTCACCCTTACCAAACCCAATCCCTGGGGCCCACCGCAGGAGGATCCACCTTCCGTTCCTCACCGTACTGGCTCAAAAAG GTGTCGTCTGATCTCATCACCGTTCCCAAATGGCTGCCTACCGCTGCCATGCACCCTGTTGATTTCTACTCCACCTTCACCAAAAACTGCACTGGTGTTTTCACCGAGGACGAAGTCAAAAGCATTCGGGCCTTCTATTATGCCATGTGTGCTGAAGCCGATGCCATGCTGG GCCATGTGATATCAGCCCTGAGAGAAACTGGGCTGCTCAACAACACTGTTGTGATCTTTACGGCTGACCATGGAGAGCTGGCCATGGAGCACCGGCAGTTTTATAAGATGTCGATGTATGAGGGCAGTTCCCACGTTCCCCTGCTGATCATGGGGCCTGGCCTGATGTCTGGCCTGCAGATCAACCAGCTTGTGTCTTTGGTTGATCTCTATCCCACTGTGCTGG ACATTGCTGGTATTTCACCTGGAGGTAACCTCAGTGGacactccctccttcctctgctgtcCAAGTCTAGTGGTTTATTCAAAAAGCAACATCCAGACTGGGTTCTGAGTGAATATCATGGCTGTAATGTCAATGCCTCCACATACATGCTGAGAAGTGGCAGGTGGAAATACATCACCTATTCAGATGGCCTGAGCGTCCCTCCCCAGCTTTTTG ACCTTTCACTGGACAAGGAAGAGCTGCACAATGTGGCTCACGAATTCCCAGAGGTGAAGGTGCATCTGGACAAGCTACTGCGCGGCATCGTAGATTACCCAGAAGTCTCGTCAGCTGTCCATCTCTATAATATAAAATCATTTGGGGCCTGGAGAGAGGATCTGGGAGGAAATTACAGCCAGGTCATCGCTACTCTCAGATGGAATGTCGACTGGCAGAGAGATGAGTTAGCCAATGAGAGAGCTATTGACAGGTGGATTTCTGGCTTATCATGA